Proteins found in one Streptococcus anginosus subsp. whileyi MAS624 genomic segment:
- the pbp2X gene encoding penicillin-binding protein PBP2X: protein MNGLRRRILNHALKNRRNPGYNRRRVGKNLSVLTVFVFFVFLINFAIIIGTGKKFGVNLAEQASQVHQITKIVPAKRGTIYDRNGLPIAEDATSYNVYAVVDKSYKSATGEILYVEESQYDKVADVFNKYLGMDKDYVKKQLSRKKLQQVSFGAQGNGISYSNMNTIREELKKAKVKGVDFTTSPNRSYKNGNFASVFVGLAQLQENKDGSKTLVGTTGLEAALNKTLAGTNGVITYEKDKNGNIVPGSDKVSRQTQDGKDVYTTLSSDLQSFLETRMNAFVEKAKGTYASATLVSAKTGEILATTQRPSFDADTKQDLTKDFAWSSALYQNQYEPGSTMKVMTLAAAIDNNTFPENETYNNSGLQIADVTIRDWNVNMGLSEGQTLTYAQGFALSSNVGMASLEKKMGDEKWLDYLSKFKFGLPTRFGMNYEDYGGLPADNIVTYAMSAFGQGISVTQIQMLRAFSSIANDGVMVEPKFISAIYDSKSGSARKASTEIVGHPVSKDAAKSTRDHMVTVGTDPIYGTLYSKAEGPIIKVPNQNVAVKSGTAQIAGENGSGYLTGANDYIYSVVAMTPAENPDFIMYVTLKQPSESFQPIFWKEVVNPVLEEAVAMKDTLNLTTQTPVLKSVSKELTYKMPSTKNTSSGDLADELRRNLVQPIILGTGKNIKKVSVKTGEALKSNQQILVLTDDFTEMPDMYGWTKKNTETFGEWLGIKVHVKGKGSKVVAQSVKTNASLKKIKEITITLGD from the coding sequence ATGAATGGACTCAGAAGACGAATTTTAAACCATGCTTTGAAAAATCGTAGGAATCCTGGTTACAACCGTAGACGAGTAGGGAAAAATCTAAGCGTTTTGACGGTTTTTGTCTTTTTTGTTTTCCTAATCAATTTTGCAATTATCATTGGAACGGGAAAGAAGTTTGGTGTGAATTTAGCGGAACAGGCAAGTCAAGTGCATCAAATCACAAAGATCGTCCCAGCTAAACGTGGAACTATTTATGACCGTAATGGTTTGCCAATAGCTGAAGACGCGACTTCCTATAATGTTTATGCTGTTGTTGATAAAAGTTATAAGTCAGCAACAGGAGAAATTCTCTATGTAGAAGAATCTCAATACGATAAGGTAGCTGATGTATTTAACAAGTATCTTGGTATGGACAAGGACTACGTCAAAAAACAACTATCTCGAAAAAAATTACAACAAGTTTCGTTTGGTGCTCAAGGGAATGGTATCAGTTATAGCAATATGAATACTATTCGTGAGGAATTGAAAAAAGCGAAAGTAAAGGGAGTTGATTTCACAACTAGTCCAAATAGAAGCTATAAAAATGGGAATTTTGCTTCTGTTTTTGTTGGATTGGCTCAGTTACAAGAAAATAAAGATGGTAGTAAAACACTTGTTGGAACAACAGGTTTAGAAGCTGCTTTAAACAAGACGTTAGCCGGAACAAATGGGGTTATCACCTATGAAAAAGATAAAAACGGAAATATAGTACCGGGATCAGACAAGGTTTCAAGGCAAACACAAGATGGAAAAGATGTTTATACAACCTTATCCTCAGACCTACAGTCTTTCCTTGAAACGCGGATGAATGCTTTTGTGGAAAAAGCCAAAGGAACTTATGCCAGTGCCACATTAGTCAGTGCAAAAACTGGAGAAATCCTTGCAACGACGCAGCGTCCAAGTTTTGATGCTGATACAAAGCAAGATCTGACAAAAGACTTTGCTTGGTCTAGTGCTCTCTATCAAAATCAGTATGAACCTGGCTCAACGATGAAGGTCATGACACTAGCTGCAGCTATAGACAATAACACTTTCCCAGAAAATGAAACGTATAATAATAGTGGCTTACAAATTGCGGATGTAACAATTCGAGACTGGAATGTCAACATGGGACTTTCTGAAGGACAGACATTAACCTATGCTCAAGGTTTTGCTCTTTCTAGTAATGTGGGAATGGCTTCTCTTGAGAAAAAAATGGGTGACGAAAAATGGCTAGACTATCTTAGCAAGTTTAAATTTGGACTACCCACACGCTTTGGAATGAATTATGAAGATTACGGCGGTCTTCCGGCAGATAATATCGTTACTTATGCAATGAGTGCTTTTGGTCAAGGGATTTCAGTTACTCAGATACAAATGTTACGTGCTTTTTCTTCTATCGCCAATGATGGTGTAATGGTTGAACCAAAATTCATCAGTGCCATTTATGATTCAAAAAGTGGAAGTGCGCGTAAGGCTTCTACAGAAATTGTCGGGCACCCTGTTTCCAAAGATGCTGCTAAGTCAACGAGAGACCATATGGTGACTGTCGGTACAGATCCTATTTACGGAACCTTATATAGCAAGGCAGAAGGTCCGATTATCAAAGTGCCTAATCAAAATGTGGCAGTTAAATCCGGTACAGCACAAATTGCCGGAGAAAATGGCAGTGGTTATCTGACAGGGGCAAATGATTACATCTATTCTGTTGTGGCAATGACACCAGCAGAAAATCCTGATTTTATCATGTATGTAACTCTGAAACAGCCCTCAGAATCTTTCCAACCAATCTTCTGGAAAGAAGTTGTTAATCCGGTGCTAGAAGAAGCTGTGGCAATGAAAGATACGTTGAACTTGACGACGCAAACCCCTGTTTTAAAGTCAGTTTCAAAAGAATTAACTTATAAAATGCCATCTACTAAAAATACCAGCTCTGGTGATTTAGCGGATGAGTTACGACGTAATCTTGTACAACCTATTATCCTAGGTACTGGTAAAAATATTAAAAAAGTTTCTGTAAAAACAGGTGAAGCACTGAAATCCAATCAGCAAATCCTTGTCTTAACAGATGACTTTACTGAAATGCCGGATATGTACGGTTGGACCAAGAAAAATACTGAAACATTTGGTGAATGGTTGGGCATAAAAGTGCATGTTAAGGGCAAAGGCTCTAAAGTCGTTGCCCAAAGTGTTAAAACCAACGCATCACTCAAGAAAATAAAAGAAATAACAATTACATTAG